The stretch of DNA GAGAAGGAGTCGTTTCGGCAACGGGAGACGTTGTTTTTGCCGTTTCAGAAGGGGTAACGCTCACGGCAGCAGGCGTTGTTTCTTCTTTCTTGAGAACTTCCTTTGCATCAGACTTCTTCGCCGACGGTTTACCGTTGAGGCTGTCCAAGTCGATTTTTCCCAAAGGTTTGTATTGCTGTTTATTTTCGTTCAGCACGCTCTCGGCCCTGTGATCGGTCGTTTCTGGGGTACGTTTTTTCTCCTTGGGTTTCTTTTGGAAGAGCTTTTCGGCTTGTGTGCGCACTTCCTTATCCTGCTGAAAGGCTTTTGCCAAGGCAGCATATTGTTCGTCGCTCAGTTTGAAGCTGGGTTCTGCTTTGACTTCTCCCAGTTCGCTCTTCTTCTCAAGGAACTCCACTGCCGTTTGGAGTCCGATGTTCAACTCGCGTATGGCTTTATTTAATCTGATGCTCATTCTGTGTGATTGTTTTTGAATTGATGGGTTGACGGCTTCTTTTTTGCGGGCTGTAGGGTAAGCTATTTTCTATTCGAACTCAGCCTTCAGAACTCTCAGAAGGTTGTCAACGGTTTCTTCTTCCAAGTCGGCCTTCTCTACGAGCATCTCTCGCGGAGCGTTGATCACAGCCTTTGCCGTATCGAGCCCGATGCTCTTGATGGCGTCGATCACCCATTGGTCGATTTCATCGGAGAACTCATCGAGGTAGATATCTTCGTCGGCTTCGTCCTCGCCCACTTCTCTGAACACATCGATGGTATATTCTGTCAGCATGGAAGCCAACTTAATGTTGAGTCCGCCCCGACCGATGGCCAGTGAAACTTCCTCAGGATGGAGGAATACCTCTGCTTTTTTGGTTTCCTCGTCGATGTTGATGCTGCTCACTTTGGCCGGACTCAGTGCGCGTTGGATAAAGAGTTTGATATTGGCCGTATAGTTGATGACATCGATATTTTCGTTGCACAGTTCGCGAACGATGCCGTGTACACGGCTACCCCGAACACCAACGCAGGCTCCTACGGGGTCGATTCGGTCGTCATAGCTCTCTACAGCAATCTTGGCACGTTCTCCCGGCATGCGTGCTATCTTCTTAATGGAAATCAGACCGTCGTTGATCTCGGGCACTTCTGCCTCTAAGAGTCTTTCGAGGAACATGGGACTGGTGCGGCTGAGAATGATTTTCGGGTTATTGTTCTCATTATCCACACGCAGGATGACAGCGCGCACGGTTTCGCCTTTGCGATATTGATCGGCAGGAATCTGTTCTGTCTTGGGCAGAATGAGCTCGTTGTTCTCGTCGTCGATGATCAACGCTTCGCGTTTCCACACCTGATACACCTCGCCGGAGATGACTTGGCCCACGCGGTCTTTATACTTATTATATAAGGAGTCGTGTTCCAGCTCCAGTACTTTAGAGGCCAGCGTCTGACGCAGGGTGAGGATGGCGCGACGACCGAACTTGGCGAAGTCTACCCGTTCGGAAACGTCTTCGTCTACTTCGTAATCGGGTTCTATCTTCCGGGCATCCGACAGCGAGATTTGTTTGTTTTCGTCTTCCACTTCGCCGTCTGCCACCACCACACGATTGCGATAGATTTCGAAGTCGCCCTTATCCGGGTTGACAATCACATCGAAATTTTCGTCACTACCGAAGATTTTGGCCAGCACATTGCGGAAACTCTCCTCCAATACGCTCACCAACGTCGTGCGGTCGATGTTTTTCGTGTCTTTGAACTCTTTGAACGTGTCGACCATGCTCAAGATATTCTCATCCTTTTTTCTTGCTACCATAGCGTTTTGTCTTATTGTTTAGCGAACCGGGAGGCCTGGCGGAGCGAACCGATGAAGGTTCTTCTCCATCTCTTGTCGGCTTTTCGGTTCTTCATTTTTGTGTCTGATTGTTGTTAGCCCGGCCCTGTAGGTCGAGCCTATGGCCGTTGGGCGAGGGATTAAAACTGAATTAAGTATTTGGCATACTTCACGTCGTTCATCCCGAAAGTGTGCTCTACCTCCTGTATCACGGGGCGTTTCTTGCCTTCGATCTTCACTTTTTCGGGGATGGCCACGGTGAATTGGTCGCCATCGACGGCCTTCAGCAGTCCCCGATGTTTCTTTCCTCCTTTGTCGAGAACCTCTATTTCTTTCCCGATGAAGTTGACATACTGTTGCGGAACCTTAAAAGGCTGTCCCAAACCGGCTGAACCTACCTCGAGTTCATAGTCTTCTTCGTCTCTGTTGAGACGTTCTTCGATATAACGACTCAGCTCTACGCAGTCTTCAATCCATACGCCATCGGCATGGTCTATCTCGACGACGATGCGTGCATCTGCGCCCACTTCGACGTCTACAAGGAAGTATTCCTTGTTGGCGAGCCATTCTTCTACGATTCCTTTAACGACGTTTTTATCTATCATATATAATGAATTATAATGAAAATGAGGAACTCTCGCCGGAGTTCCTCATTCCACTGAACGCTGCAAAGGTACGAACATTTCTGTATATTCACAAAATATTTGGACTTTTTTCTTCTTTTCTCATTTCTCGAAAACTCAGTTTCTGTTGGGCGAAGGAGGGGGAGTAGGAGGTCGTAAGGAGGGGAGTAGGAAGGAGAGAAGAAGTAGGGAGTACGCCAGCTCAGGATGATCAACAACCGTCTATGTGGATGCGTTCTACTTGTATAAGGAGAAATAATAGGTGGATTCGTGCTCACTAACAACCTCATGGGGGCTGTTTGCGCAAAAGAATTTGAGAAGAATCTTAGGTATCGGTAAGTGTTTGATTTTCATGAAGTTATAAAGCGGATTTCAAAAGCTAAGAAAACGAGATGCAAAAGCTAAGAAAACGCATGACGAAAGCTAAGAGAATGCACGTCAAAAGCTAAGAGAATAAGGAGTAAGGAGAGAAGTAGTAAGTAGTAAGGAGGAAAGTAATAAGGAGTAATTAGAGAAGGAGTCAGGAGTAAAGAGAGAGGTGATCGGTAGTAAGGGAAGAACGAGGAAGGTGTAAAGAGGGGAGGAGGAAGTGGAAAAGAGAGAAGGAGTAAGGGAAAAACTTCTTAACTTTGTGGTCGCAACGGTCTGTATTCATTTTCTATGATAATGATTTTTCATCCCCTCAACACTGATATTCCGAAGCCTTCGAGGCTGAACAATCCTTTCTTCTACGAGCCTCACCCGCTTTGTTTGCTGGCGACCGAGGAGGTGAAGGCTGCTGTGTCGGCGCGCAAAGAGTGGCAGGCAGAGGTAAAACAGGGAAAGATGTTCGGGGTGTTGGTGGTGGAACGGTTGTCCGGGCAGGGGTCGTCGTTGGGCTATCTCGCGGCCTACTCGGGGCAGATTCTTGGCCGGAGCAACTGGGAAGGTTTTGTTCCGGCCGTGTTTGACTATCTTCTGCCTGGTGGATACTTCAAAACACACGAGCAGAAAATTTCTCTTCTCAACGCTGAAGTGGAGCGATTGGAGACCGACGAGGAACGACAACAACTGAAAAATAGGCTCGACGAACAGGAAAAACGGGCTGTGTGCCAGATAGAGGCTTACAAAGAGGAGATGAAAAGGGCGAAAGCACGGCGCGATGCCTTGCGAAAGGCGGGGGCAGACGCCCTGCAACAGGAGGCGATGCAGGCTGAAAGCCAGTGGATGAAGGCCGAGCTGCACCGCATGAAGAAGCGATTTCGGGCTGAGCGAGACGTTCTTTTGCAAGGCGTTGAACGCTTCGACAGGGCGTTGGCAAGGCTGAAAGAGGAACGAAAAAGACAATCGGACGAGCTGCAACGGTGGTTGTTCGCTCGCTTCGAGATGCGAAACGGACGGGGCGAAAGGTGTTCGCTGCTCGATATTTTTGCCCGTGAGACGGGCCAACTGCCACCTGCCGGAACGGGCGAATGCTGCGCGCCGAAACTGTTGCAGTATGCTTTCGCGCACCATCTCCGGCCGGTGTGCATGGCAGAGTTCTGGATGGGACAGACGGTCATGGGCGAAGTGCGACGCGAAGGTTGTTTCTATCCTGCCTGTCAGGGCAAATGCGGGCCTACGCTTCGCTTTATGTTGCAGGGCATCGAGGTAGATCCGGCCACGCCGGAGGGTCACGTCGGCGGCCAACTGAAGGTGGTTTACGAGGACAAGAACCTGACCGTGGTATGCAAACCCGCCGGGATGCTGAGCGTTCCGGGCAAGAGTGGCGCGGCGTCGGTCTACAGTCTGATGCGCGCCCGCTATCCCGATGCGGCCTCGCCGCTCGTTGTTCACCGATTGGATATGGACACTTCGGGGTTGATGCTCATAGCCAAAACCAAGGAAAAGCATAAGAACTTGCAGTCGGCCTTTAAAAATCGTGCGGTGAAAAAGAGGTATGTGGCATTGCTGGAGGGCCTTCTGCCGGCAGAAAAACAAGGTGGACGCATCTCGCTTCCGCTCTCTCCCGACTATTTAGACCGTCCTCGGCAGCGCGTCGACCGAGAAAAGGGGAAGTCGGCTGTGACGGATTACGAAGTGTTAGGGCAGGTGTCGGGGCATAGCCTTGTGGCCCTCTACCCGCAAACCGGGCGCACCCATCAGTTGCGCGTTCATTGTGCGCATGCCGAGGGCTTGAACATGCCCATCCTCGGCGATGCGCTTTACGGGCGAAAAGCAGACCGACTGTATCTTCATGCCGAAGCCATCGAGATACCGTCGGAAGGTATTTCTTTTAGAATAGAAGCAGATTTTTAAAGGATGAAGGAAGCGTTCTCCCTTCATCCGGCACAAAACAGCATCACCATCATCTGTACGATGATGACGCGAAGGAACATGCCCAGCGGGTAGACCGTGGCATAAGTCACGGAAGAAGAGTCGCCCTCGAGGGTCTCGTTGGCGTAAGTGAGGGCCATAGGGTTGGCCATCGCGCCGCAAAGAATGCCACAGATCGAACCGAAATCGAGCCGTTTGGTGCGCAATGCCACATAACCCACGAGGAGAACGGGCACGATGGTGAGGACGAAACCCAGTGCCACCCAAAGCAAACCCTCGGGACGAATTACCGTTTCAAAGAAGTCTTTGCCGGCATCTAAGCCCAAACAAGCCAGGTAAAGGGATAATCCCAACTGCCGCAACATCAGCGAGGCACTGCGGGTGGTATAGGAAATGAGTCGGAAACGCGGACCAATCGACCCCACAAGAATCCCCATCACGATGGGCCCACCGGCCAAACCCATACGCACTGGGGCAGACATGCCCGGCAGTTGGATGGGAATGGTGCCGATGGCCAGTCCGAGAAGCATGCCCAGGAAGAGCGCACCGAGATTGGGTTCGTTCAGTGTGCGAACAGCGTTTCCCAAATACTGTTCTACATTTTCCAGAGCTTCGTGCTTGCCGACCACCGTCATCCGGTCGCCGTATTGCAGGCGGAGGTCGTTGGTGCCCAACAGTTTTGTGTCGCCACGCGTCACCCTACTCACGTTCACGCCATAGGTGTTGCGCAGTTGTAGACTGCCAAGCTTCTTGCCGTTGAGCATTGGGCGGGTGATCACGACCACTTTCGACTCTACCTTCGAGTCGATATGGTTCCAGTCGATGTGAGCTTTGTTCCAGTCGGTGTCCACCTTTCGGCCCAAAAGCAGCTCCATCCCGGCCACCTCATCATCGGTTGTCACCACCAGAACGTTGTCTCCCACCTGCAATTGGGTGGATGAAAGCGGTACAATCACCTGGCTCCCGCGCCATATTCTTGAGATGATGAACCGGATATGGGCCATCTGCGAAATCTCGGCAATGGTCTTTCCGCCTATCGCTTGGTTCACTACCTCGTATTGTGCCACGAAAGTATGGTCTTCATCTCCGGGCGAACGGGGCACGAGGTCGGCCGGTTTGACAAAGAATTTTCTCAGAAGAATCATCGCAAAGATCACTCCCACCACGCCTAAAGGGTAGGCTACGGCACAGCCTAAGGCCGCACTTCGGGTGGAAAGACCGAAGTTTTCCAAGGCTTGTTGCGCTGCTCCCAGTGCCGGGGTGTTGGTAACT from Prevotella sp. oral taxon 475 encodes:
- a CDS encoding putative transporter, coding for MEWINALFTVHSAFQTVVVLSLICFVGLILGKIHVRGISLGVAFVFFIGIIAGHWGLDIDPKVLDYAETFGLVLFVYTLGLHVGPNFFGSFRQEGISLNLWALAVILVGTLLALLLSQLTDTPIQAMVGILCGAVTNTPALGAAQQALENFGLSTRSAALGCAVAYPLGVVGVIFAMILLRKFFVKPADLVPRSPGDEDHTFVAQYEVVNQAIGGKTIAEISQMAHIRFIISRIWRGSQVIVPLSSTQLQVGDNVLVVTTDDEVAGMELLLGRKVDTDWNKAHIDWNHIDSKVESKVVVITRPMLNGKKLGSLQLRNTYGVNVSRVTRGDTKLLGTNDLRLQYGDRMTVVGKHEALENVEQYLGNAVRTLNEPNLGALFLGMLLGLAIGTIPIQLPGMSAPVRMGLAGGPIVMGILVGSIGPRFRLISYTTRSASLMLRQLGLSLYLACLGLDAGKDFFETVIRPEGLLWVALGFVLTIVPVLLVGYVALRTKRLDFGSICGILCGAMANPMALTYANETLEGDSSSVTYATVYPLGMFLRVIIVQMMVMLFCAG
- the nusA gene encoding transcription termination factor NusA; its protein translation is MVARKKDENILSMVDTFKEFKDTKNIDRTTLVSVLEESFRNVLAKIFGSDENFDVIVNPDKGDFEIYRNRVVVADGEVEDENKQISLSDARKIEPDYEVDEDVSERVDFAKFGRRAILTLRQTLASKVLELEHDSLYNKYKDRVGQVISGEVYQVWKREALIIDDENNELILPKTEQIPADQYRKGETVRAVILRVDNENNNPKIILSRTSPMFLERLLEAEVPEINDGLISIKKIARMPGERAKIAVESYDDRIDPVGACVGVRGSRVHGIVRELCNENIDVINYTANIKLFIQRALSPAKVSSINIDEETKKAEVFLHPEEVSLAIGRGGLNIKLASMLTEYTIDVFREVGEDEADEDIYLDEFSDEIDQWVIDAIKSIGLDTAKAVINAPREMLVEKADLEEETVDNLLRVLKAEFE
- the rimP gene encoding ribosome assembly cofactor RimP, translated to MIDKNVVKGIVEEWLANKEYFLVDVEVGADARIVVEIDHADGVWIEDCVELSRYIEERLNRDEEDYELEVGSAGLGQPFKVPQQYVNFIGKEIEVLDKGGKKHRGLLKAVDGDQFTVAIPEKVKIEGKKRPVIQEVEHTFGMNDVKYAKYLIQF
- a CDS encoding pseudouridine synthase — encoded protein: MIFHPLNTDIPKPSRLNNPFFYEPHPLCLLATEEVKAAVSARKEWQAEVKQGKMFGVLVVERLSGQGSSLGYLAAYSGQILGRSNWEGFVPAVFDYLLPGGYFKTHEQKISLLNAEVERLETDEERQQLKNRLDEQEKRAVCQIEAYKEEMKRAKARRDALRKAGADALQQEAMQAESQWMKAELHRMKKRFRAERDVLLQGVERFDRALARLKEERKRQSDELQRWLFARFEMRNGRGERCSLLDIFARETGQLPPAGTGECCAPKLLQYAFAHHLRPVCMAEFWMGQTVMGEVRREGCFYPACQGKCGPTLRFMLQGIEVDPATPEGHVGGQLKVVYEDKNLTVVCKPAGMLSVPGKSGAASVYSLMRARYPDAASPLVVHRLDMDTSGLMLIAKTKEKHKNLQSAFKNRAVKKRYVALLEGLLPAEKQGGRISLPLSPDYLDRPRQRVDREKGKSAVTDYEVLGQVSGHSLVALYPQTGRTHQLRVHCAHAEGLNMPILGDALYGRKADRLYLHAEAIEIPSEGISFRIEADF